A region from the Paenibacillus humicola genome encodes:
- the lexA gene encoding transcriptional repressor LexA: MSKLSNRQQAILEFIKTEVREKGYPPSVREIGEAVGLASSSTVHGHLDRLEKKGLIRRDPTKPRAIEILDSDESELAFPLTVAKVPVVGKVTAGLPITATENIEDYFPLPASKVGDDNLFILNVIGESMIEAGILNGDYVIVRQQQTANNGEIVVAMTEDDEATVKTFYKEKDHIRLQPENPTMEPIRLRNVTILGKVVGLFRDIH, encoded by the coding sequence GTGTCGAAACTTTCCAACCGCCAGCAGGCGATACTCGAATTTATTAAAACCGAGGTCCGGGAGAAAGGTTACCCGCCTTCCGTCCGGGAAATCGGCGAAGCGGTCGGCCTTGCTTCCAGCTCCACCGTACACGGGCATCTGGATCGTCTGGAGAAGAAAGGGCTGATCCGCCGCGACCCGACGAAGCCGCGGGCGATTGAAATACTGGATTCGGACGAGTCGGAGCTCGCTTTCCCGCTGACCGTCGCCAAGGTGCCCGTCGTCGGGAAAGTAACGGCCGGCCTTCCGATTACGGCCACCGAGAACATCGAGGATTATTTTCCGCTTCCGGCGAGCAAGGTCGGAGACGACAACCTTTTTATTCTGAACGTCATTGGCGAAAGCATGATCGAAGCGGGCATATTGAACGGCGATTACGTTATCGTCCGCCAGCAGCAAACCGCCAACAACGGAGAAATCGTCGTCGCCATGACGGAGGACGACGAAGCAACGGTCAAAACCTTCTACAAAGAGAAGGATCATATCCGGCTGCAGCCGGAAAATCCGACGATGGAACCGATTCGTTTGCGGAACGTGACGATTTTGGGCAAAGTCGTCGGCCTGTTCCGCGATATTCACTAG
- a CDS encoding LysM peptidoglycan-binding domain-containing protein, with amino-acid sequence MMTTISTYSNTQGKRAAANGTREVQRRLDGAPKANVRSVERLMMKFAIAGLLVILLFSGLTLMRTDASGERPAAPTAQERVIVVGAGDTLWSIAGTLRHEGEDVRQIVYELKERNNLRSSVIRAGQTLIVPAD; translated from the coding sequence ATGATGACGACTATTTCAACGTATTCGAATACGCAGGGCAAGCGTGCGGCTGCGAACGGCACACGGGAAGTGCAGCGGAGGCTGGACGGAGCGCCGAAGGCAAACGTAAGAAGCGTGGAGCGGCTTATGATGAAGTTTGCCATCGCGGGGCTGCTCGTTATTTTATTGTTTTCAGGCTTGACGCTCATGCGCACGGATGCGAGCGGCGAACGGCCTGCCGCGCCGACGGCGCAGGAGAGGGTCATTGTCGTCGGAGCGGGCGATACGCTGTGGTCGATTGCCGGCACGCTCCGGCATGAAGGCGAAGACGTCAGGCAAATCGTTTACGAGCTGAAGGAACGGAACAATTTGCGGTCAAGCGTCATTCGCGCAGGGCAGACGTTAATCGTTCCCGCGGATTGA
- a CDS encoding DUF896 domain-containing protein — MGKLIDRINELSRKQKTVGLTAEEAAEQGELRRKYLDNFRRNFRNQLDAIKWAEDEDGDSTIKH; from the coding sequence ATGGGAAAGCTGATCGATCGGATCAACGAGCTGTCGCGCAAGCAGAAAACGGTCGGTTTGACGGCCGAGGAAGCTGCCGAACAAGGCGAGCTGCGCCGTAAATATTTGGACAATTTCAGACGGAATTTCCGCAATCAGCTCGATGCGATCAAATGGGCCGAGGACGAGGATGGAGACTCCACGATCAAGCACTGA
- a CDS encoding aldo/keto reductase has protein sequence MEYRLLGRSGLAVSELCLGTMSFGNTTSESDSIEMVHRFLDRGGNFLDTANVYVAGRSEEIVGKAIKDRRSQVVLATKVRFATADHPNGVGVSRKHIMDCVEASLKRLDTDYIDLYQVHVWDHATPIEETLRALDDLVTAGKVRYIGCSNFYSWQLMKSLAVSDANRYVRFVSLQPQYSLVSREMDREMMPLCLEENVGVIPWAPIGGGFLTGRYTREEPVSGRLTAKTGESSWALRANEHNFEVLDAVLAAAKELGKTPAQVALNWLIHRKGITSPIFGASTLEQYEDNIGAAGWKMPQETWDKLDAVSALPSEYPKRFIAKFERPIERQW, from the coding sequence ATGGAATATCGGCTGCTTGGACGAAGCGGACTTGCCGTTTCGGAGCTTTGCCTGGGTACGATGTCGTTCGGAAATACGACCAGTGAGAGCGATTCGATCGAGATGGTTCACCGTTTCCTCGACCGGGGCGGCAATTTTCTCGATACGGCAAACGTGTACGTTGCGGGACGGTCGGAGGAAATCGTCGGCAAGGCGATCAAGGACCGCCGCTCGCAGGTCGTGCTCGCGACGAAGGTGCGCTTCGCCACCGCGGATCATCCGAACGGGGTCGGCGTATCGCGCAAGCATATTATGGATTGTGTCGAAGCCAGTTTAAAACGGCTCGATACGGATTATATCGATCTTTATCAGGTTCACGTCTGGGATCATGCAACGCCGATCGAAGAAACGCTGCGCGCGCTGGACGATCTCGTCACGGCCGGCAAAGTCCGCTATATCGGCTGCTCGAATTTTTATTCCTGGCAGCTGATGAAATCGCTTGCCGTCAGCGATGCCAACCGCTATGTACGCTTCGTTTCGCTCCAGCCGCAGTACAGCCTGGTCAGCCGCGAAATGGACCGCGAAATGATGCCGCTTTGCCTCGAGGAGAACGTCGGCGTTATTCCGTGGGCGCCGATTGGCGGCGGATTTTTGACCGGACGCTACACCCGGGAGGAGCCGGTCTCCGGGCGCCTGACCGCGAAGACGGGCGAAAGCTCGTGGGCGCTGCGCGCGAACGAGCATAATTTCGAGGTGCTGGATGCGGTGCTTGCCGCGGCGAAGGAGCTGGGGAAAACGCCCGCCCAGGTCGCGCTCAATTGGCTGATCCACCGCAAAGGCATTACGTCGCCGATATTCGGCGCGAGCACGCTGGAGCAGTATGAGGACAACATCGGGGCGGCCGGCTGGAAAATGCCGCAGGAAACGTGGGACAAGCTTGACGCCGTCAGCGCGCTTCCTTCGGAATATCCGAAACGGTTCATCGCGAAATTCGAGCGCCCGATCGAACGTCAGTGGTAA
- a CDS encoding HAD family hydrolase, with protein sequence MAKKKAVLFDLDDTLLWDDRSVKEAFQATCAAAAEKTGVDPDALEEAVRREARSLYESYETFPFTKMIGINPFEGLWANFTQGEQEQFRKLERLAPGYRRESWTRGLRALGVNDEELGAELAERFPAERRKRPIVYDETFRVLDKLKGRFKLLLLTNGSPDLQLEKLAGVPDLAPYFDHIVISGQFGEGKPAASIFRHALDRLGVQPEEGIMVGDKLTTDILGANTIGMTSVWINRHGVQHTGEIVPSHEIRHLEDLLPLLGE encoded by the coding sequence ATGGCGAAGAAAAAGGCGGTACTATTCGATCTGGACGATACGCTGCTTTGGGACGACCGAAGTGTGAAGGAAGCGTTCCAGGCGACCTGCGCGGCTGCGGCGGAGAAAACGGGCGTCGATCCGGACGCCCTTGAGGAAGCGGTGCGCCGCGAAGCCCGGTCATTATACGAATCGTATGAAACGTTCCCGTTCACAAAAATGATCGGCATCAATCCGTTCGAAGGGCTTTGGGCCAATTTCACCCAGGGCGAACAGGAACAATTCCGCAAGCTGGAGCGGTTGGCGCCCGGGTACCGCCGCGAGTCCTGGACGCGCGGGCTGCGTGCACTCGGCGTGAACGACGAGGAGCTCGGCGCGGAGCTGGCCGAACGGTTCCCGGCGGAACGGCGCAAACGGCCGATCGTCTATGACGAGACGTTCCGCGTGCTGGACAAGCTGAAGGGCCGCTTCAAGCTCCTGCTGCTGACGAACGGTTCGCCGGATTTGCAGCTGGAGAAGCTGGCGGGCGTACCGGACTTGGCACCGTATTTCGATCATATTGTCATTTCCGGCCAATTCGGCGAAGGAAAGCCGGCCGCCTCGATTTTCCGTCATGCGCTGGATCGGCTCGGTGTTCAGCCGGAGGAGGGCATTATGGTCGGTGACAAGCTGACGACGGACATTTTAGGCGCCAATACGATCGGCATGACTTCCGTCTGGATTAACCGTCACGGCGTGCAGCACACCGGCGAAATCGTGCCTTCGCACGAAATACGGCATTTGGAGGATCTGCTCCCGCTGCTCGGCGAATAA
- a CDS encoding sulfotransferase — MSERTENEPIHLIVAAPVQRSGSTLLQRICNRRSGSLIWGEHGGVLNDYENIGRLIRYFSDHSSSEREAFFGNGEDANQWIANMTPESTYVDEAVIASVRALFARLYAPFRDTHDRIGFKEVRYGRPALTLFRQCFPEADILLIVRHPVDTWRSSVGWYNRIGDFTTKWNENAGYYLELAEQDPRAHLVVYENLVNRDQATLDLISKVADVTEEEIELTLAYKVGSHKNPVSDADIRIIQTECSAVMSKYGYT, encoded by the coding sequence ATGTCGGAACGAACCGAAAACGAACCGATTCACCTGATCGTTGCGGCGCCCGTTCAACGGTCCGGTTCGACCCTGCTCCAGCGGATATGCAACCGGCGCAGTGGAAGCTTGATTTGGGGCGAGCACGGCGGGGTGCTGAACGATTACGAGAACATCGGGCGGCTGATTCGTTATTTTTCCGATCACAGCAGCAGTGAACGCGAGGCTTTCTTCGGCAACGGGGAAGACGCCAACCAGTGGATCGCCAACATGACGCCGGAAAGCACCTATGTGGACGAAGCGGTAATCGCTTCCGTTCGCGCTTTGTTCGCCCGGCTTTACGCTCCTTTCCGGGATACCCATGACCGGATCGGTTTTAAGGAGGTCCGGTACGGCCGGCCGGCGCTGACGTTATTCCGGCAATGTTTTCCCGAAGCCGATATTTTGCTGATCGTCCGCCATCCCGTGGACACGTGGCGCAGCTCGGTCGGCTGGTACAACCGCATCGGCGATTTCACGACCAAATGGAATGAAAATGCCGGCTATTATTTGGAACTGGCCGAGCAGGATCCGAGAGCCCACCTGGTCGTCTACGAAAACCTCGTTAACCGCGACCAGGCAACGCTCGATCTGATTTCCAAAGTGGCGGACGTGACCGAGGAAGAGATCGAGCTCACGCTTGCTTACAAGGTGGGAAGCCATAAAAATCCGGTTTCCGATGCGGATATCCGCATCATTCAAACCGAATGCAGCGCCGTCATGAGCAAATACGGCTATACGTAG
- a CDS encoding glycosyltransferase family 2 protein, with amino-acid sequence MLLVFVLDTGANARSLQMTERLVRSAPINCRVVPLQRDFAAAMNREILSGYTEPFFVTLLAGESVDESFLSQADAWMRRADDTVAGLLLNPESGWNGDEKRDPPRGPVVWRTEAVRSGNGPGFATLDRLPFERYVLLELQYRLTPAWRWSEIAADCWSVRRGSNPGWMRTREEWEALAPLLAAKPSSQTAGCRPLFSVVICTYNDAPYLKWAIRSVFVQQCPDWELIIVDDGSHDETALILEAEAADPRVTVLRNETNRGKGFSLNRALAHAKGAWLVELDADDWLAPDCLSVFAAHIRSESESESELRTGAYFAGHYEWQQLSGGHQPVYRNIRQPARFTPETLLEYAEPLAPRCFSLSALRELGGWLVSDPFGGSLYEDIQMLLRMAQFYAVKRSDGTLYHRRLRPDSVTSVNRTSYSSWKKWFLQTVCRSGNE; translated from the coding sequence ATGCTGCTTGTATTTGTTCTGGATACGGGAGCCAACGCCCGTTCCCTGCAAATGACGGAACGGCTGGTCCGGTCAGCGCCGATAAACTGCCGGGTCGTCCCGCTCCAACGCGATTTTGCGGCTGCGATGAACCGGGAAATTTTAAGCGGGTATACGGAACCTTTCTTCGTTACGCTGCTGGCGGGGGAGTCCGTGGATGAATCGTTTCTTAGCCAAGCGGATGCGTGGATGCGGCGTGCGGACGACACCGTCGCCGGCTTGCTGCTCAACCCGGAGTCCGGCTGGAATGGAGACGAGAAACGGGACCCGCCGCGGGGACCTGTCGTCTGGCGGACGGAAGCGGTACGGTCCGGGAACGGTCCGGGCTTTGCGACTCTCGACCGGCTGCCGTTCGAACGATATGTACTGCTCGAGCTGCAGTACAGGCTGACTCCGGCATGGCGGTGGAGCGAAATCGCGGCAGACTGCTGGAGCGTCCGGCGCGGATCGAACCCGGGCTGGATGCGGACACGGGAAGAATGGGAGGCGCTGGCGCCCCTATTGGCCGCCAAGCCATCCTCCCAAACCGCCGGCTGCCGCCCGCTGTTCAGCGTCGTCATCTGCACCTACAACGACGCGCCTTATTTGAAATGGGCGATTCGCAGCGTCTTCGTCCAGCAGTGCCCGGATTGGGAGCTAATCATCGTGGACGACGGCTCGCACGATGAAACAGCGCTCATCCTGGAGGCGGAAGCAGCGGATCCCCGCGTAACCGTTCTTCGCAATGAAACGAACCGCGGAAAAGGCTTCAGCCTGAATCGTGCGCTTGCCCATGCAAAAGGAGCATGGCTGGTGGAACTGGATGCCGACGACTGGTTAGCGCCCGACTGCCTTTCCGTATTCGCAGCACATATTCGAAGCGAGAGCGAGAGCGAAAGCGAGCTGCGAACCGGCGCTTATTTTGCCGGTCATTATGAATGGCAGCAGCTTAGCGGCGGACACCAGCCCGTCTACCGCAATATCCGTCAGCCGGCCCGGTTTACGCCTGAAACGTTATTGGAATACGCCGAACCGCTGGCTCCGAGATGCTTCAGCCTATCGGCGCTTCGCGAGCTTGGCGGCTGGCTGGTCTCGGATCCGTTCGGCGGCTCGCTATATGAAGATATACAAATGCTGCTGCGAATGGCGCAATTTTACGCCGTCAAGCGCTCGGACGGGACCCTGTACCACCGCAGGCTTCGTCCGGACAGCGTCACAAGCGTCAACAGGACGTCCTATTCAAGCTGGAAAAAATGGTTTCTGCAAACGGTATGCCGAAGCGGAAACGAATGA
- a CDS encoding DUF2642 domain-containing protein, giving the protein MTVCKVKPKKLRLCPCPPKHKPKPVIRCRKIVRKRKKKPGISLLSLIRQLQQRVDQVALDLRTRIDQQSAGYSQLTAGYSQLTSGYSQLTAITNQLRSDVNSIQAIISAPPITQSLRDALNSRISTAIIIETDAGTITGTLTEVGNDYVAITEPSGAIVLIPVAEINSFV; this is encoded by the coding sequence GTGACCGTATGTAAAGTGAAACCGAAAAAGCTTCGGCTTTGCCCATGCCCTCCGAAGCATAAGCCGAAGCCCGTCATTCGATGCCGGAAAATCGTCCGGAAACGAAAAAAGAAGCCCGGCATCTCCTTGCTCTCGCTGATCCGTCAGCTGCAACAGCGTGTCGACCAGGTCGCCCTCGATCTTCGTACCCGGATCGACCAGCAGTCTGCAGGCTATTCGCAGCTCACCGCGGGCTACTCGCAGCTGACATCCGGCTACTCGCAGCTCACCGCGATAACGAACCAGCTTCGCAGCGACGTCAATTCGATCCAGGCGATCATCAGCGCCCCGCCGATCACGCAAAGCCTTCGCGATGCGCTGAATTCCCGGATTAGCACGGCGATCATCATCGAAACCGACGCCGGTACGATTACAGGAACGCTCACGGAGGTCGGAAACGATTATGTGGCCATTACCGAGCCGTCGGGCGCCATCGTACTCATTCCGGTTGCCGAAATCAATTCGTTTGTGTAA
- a CDS encoding glycosyltransferase yields MGLDLTIVYPPAIDYQFMHQRPQQMMKALAQAGANVVFINPADLFPQETPVYHPFPELPNFTVIHRSVDFKPLVKGKLVFWCAVNQGWFIDCYDHDLAIFDSCDLAAGEFSAWSGIIPVMEKKTQLTFASSGAIFREHTSRGVPTVLLSNGADFDHFKPAAGRLPRPADLPDTGGRPLVGYYGAIYTWLDAEMVYRIADCFPVVLIGSNQLYNRSIEHPNVTLLGMKPYRELPAYLSWFDAALIPFLLTEMIAGCDPVKFYEYISAGKPVVASNMQELGKFRNLVYFADAGNAAETVAKAIEENHEMKVRMRQRYAFKNSWTSRAKVALAHILNRLEKGGVYPAR; encoded by the coding sequence TTGGGGCTGGATCTTACGATCGTGTATCCCCCTGCGATCGATTATCAATTCATGCATCAGCGTCCGCAGCAGATGATGAAGGCGCTCGCCCAGGCGGGCGCGAATGTCGTCTTTATCAATCCGGCCGATTTGTTCCCCCAGGAAACGCCCGTCTATCATCCGTTCCCCGAGCTGCCGAATTTCACGGTCATCCACCGTTCCGTCGATTTCAAGCCGCTTGTAAAAGGCAAGCTGGTGTTTTGGTGCGCGGTGAACCAAGGCTGGTTCATCGACTGCTACGATCACGATCTGGCGATTTTCGACTCCTGCGACCTGGCTGCCGGCGAGTTTTCGGCCTGGAGCGGAATCATCCCGGTCATGGAAAAGAAAACGCAGCTGACGTTCGCTTCGTCCGGCGCCATTTTCAGGGAGCATACGAGTCGGGGCGTTCCAACCGTTCTATTGTCGAACGGCGCCGATTTCGATCACTTCAAGCCTGCCGCGGGCAGGCTTCCGCGTCCCGCCGATTTGCCGGATACCGGAGGCCGGCCGCTCGTCGGGTATTACGGCGCCATTTACACCTGGCTCGATGCGGAAATGGTATACCGGATCGCCGACTGTTTCCCGGTGGTGCTGATCGGATCAAACCAGCTGTACAACCGGAGTATCGAGCATCCGAACGTAACGCTTCTCGGGATGAAGCCTTACCGCGAGCTGCCGGCGTATTTGAGCTGGTTCGACGCGGCCCTGATTCCTTTTCTGCTTACCGAAATGATCGCCGGCTGCGATCCCGTCAAATTTTACGAATATATTTCGGCCGGCAAGCCGGTTGTCGCCTCGAACATGCAGGAGCTCGGAAAATTCCGCAATCTCGTCTATTTCGCTGACGCCGGCAATGCCGCGGAGACCGTGGCGAAAGCGATCGAGGAAAATCACGAGATGAAGGTCCGCATGCGGCAGCGGTATGCCTTCAAGAACTCCTGGACCAGCCGCGCGAAGGTGGCGCTCGCCCATATCCTGAACAGGCTTGAGAAAGGCGGCGTTTATCCGGCACGATAG
- a CDS encoding CgeB family protein, with translation MKILFLNSAPIVKLGMGRGFVRLGHEVEFIHPGEQEPDVMLAKIDAFKPDLLFTDGGVGRVEAITGIIDRTGIPHIYWGIEDPVARNMSLAYGRKSVLTLTTFTEWIDELYRPNGIRAISVPFACNPGFHRRGVYRPELARELAFVGNNYEVHPNRLAGNRLLFEPLIGRGADIAFYGGAHWVSGKFAFRIPQDMYKGYMAYEHWPDLCASVPFILGVHSINGSKTMQSMRTFEVLGCAGFFFTQHTTAIEAMFENHTHLVWSRSPEETLELYDYYRSRPDAMERIRKQGQQFVYDHHTYDHRAAQILEALKPLL, from the coding sequence ATGAAAATCCTGTTCCTCAACTCGGCTCCGATCGTAAAGTTGGGCATGGGGCGGGGTTTTGTCAGGCTCGGGCATGAGGTGGAATTTATTCATCCCGGTGAGCAGGAACCGGACGTCATGCTGGCCAAAATCGATGCGTTCAAACCGGACCTGCTGTTCACCGATGGCGGAGTCGGGCGGGTGGAAGCGATCACCGGCATAATCGACCGGACCGGCATCCCGCACATTTATTGGGGAATCGAGGATCCGGTCGCCCGCAACATGTCGCTGGCGTACGGGCGAAAATCGGTCCTGACGCTGACGACCTTTACGGAATGGATCGACGAGCTGTACCGGCCGAACGGCATTCGCGCGATTTCCGTGCCGTTCGCCTGCAACCCCGGCTTCCACCGGCGCGGCGTTTACCGTCCTGAGCTCGCCCGCGAGCTTGCGTTCGTCGGCAACAATTACGAGGTGCATCCGAACCGGCTTGCCGGGAACCGGCTCCTGTTCGAGCCGCTGATCGGGCGGGGGGCCGACATCGCCTTCTACGGCGGCGCGCATTGGGTCAGCGGGAAATTCGCGTTCCGCATACCGCAAGACATGTATAAAGGCTACATGGCTTACGAGCATTGGCCGGATCTATGCGCGTCCGTGCCGTTCATTCTGGGCGTCCACAGCATCAACGGCTCGAAAACGATGCAGTCCATGCGGACGTTCGAGGTGCTCGGCTGCGCCGGTTTTTTCTTCACGCAGCATACGACGGCCATCGAAGCGATGTTCGAGAACCATACCCATCTCGTCTGGTCGCGGTCGCCGGAGGAAACGCTCGAGCTGTACGACTATTACAGAAGCCGCCCGGATGCGATGGAGCGGATCCGAAAGCAGGGCCAGCAATTCGTGTACGATCATCATACGTACGACCATCGGGCGGCGCAAATTTTGGAAGCCCTGAAGCCGCTTCTGTAA